One Zestosphaera sp. genomic region harbors:
- a CDS encoding FAD-dependent oxidoreductase encodes MGIVSTGVVFLKFAFLSAARSSSLGKRVAVVGAGPAGLSAAGYLACRNYEVDVYDKLPAPGGLMTFAIPSHRIRPERVLEGCRDLEGNFGVKFHLRRKAGSSRSRDEGDEFAVDAVDIEKLVSGYSAVLIATGTWRSRHLNVSGEESRNVLSALEFLHRIKLAELGYASYDVRCVGRVVVVGAGLSAVDAAETALMKGAEEVYLTYRRTIKEAPAGSYRIKELSQRGVKFIELAQPTRIVAEGGEARAVEFTRMRLGEPDETGRPKPVPIPGTGFTLEADLVVTAVGELPTPPAGSEMLVRYLGTDGRIMVEKDYRVPETNIYAAGDVVSGPTKIGLAVDSALRAARSLDLMLTGEMPSIGEILKSSPVRELVLEFVRWDGSVEGSLCRFLGVNAGVDAGRCLSSAPFLRVFDYGKCIGCETCSNVCSFVHEGRSLIKIQKTGEGLVFPTACMHCSNAKCVSACKRNAIRRGPLGEILIDYTKCNNCLDCMHSCPVKAIRIRGGSVVNCDLCKPLRDRGLRPACMAMCPSDAVTLYISSSTSTYANTDVWNR; translated from the coding sequence ATGGGTATAGTGTCCACGGGAGTGGTGTTCTTGAAGTTCGCGTTCCTCTCCGCGGCGCGGTCATCGTCTCTCGGTAAACGCGTCGCAGTCGTGGGCGCCGGCCCGGCCGGCCTTTCTGCCGCAGGCTACTTAGCCTGCAGGAATTACGAGGTAGATGTATACGATAAGCTCCCCGCACCAGGCGGCCTGATGACATTCGCCATCCCAAGCCACCGCATACGTCCGGAGAGGGTGCTCGAGGGCTGTAGGGATCTGGAGGGGAACTTCGGCGTTAAGTTCCACCTGAGGAGGAAGGCTGGATCAAGCCGGTCTCGTGACGAGGGCGATGAGTTCGCTGTCGATGCAGTCGACATTGAGAAGTTAGTCAGCGGGTACAGTGCTGTGCTCATAGCCACAGGCACCTGGAGGTCACGTCATCTCAACGTGTCTGGCGAGGAATCGCGGAACGTGCTGTCCGCCCTGGAATTCCTCCACAGAATAAAACTCGCTGAGCTCGGTTATGCCTCATATGATGTGAGGTGTGTAGGTAGGGTCGTCGTAGTCGGGGCGGGATTAAGCGCTGTCGACGCTGCGGAGACGGCCCTCATGAAGGGGGCTGAGGAGGTCTACCTGACCTACAGGAGGACGATCAAAGAAGCTCCAGCAGGATCCTACAGAATCAAGGAACTCTCGCAACGCGGTGTTAAGTTCATTGAACTGGCCCAACCGACGAGGATAGTTGCTGAGGGTGGTGAGGCAAGGGCCGTGGAGTTTACTAGGATGAGGTTAGGGGAGCCGGACGAGACCGGCAGACCGAAGCCCGTGCCGATCCCTGGAACTGGCTTTACGCTGGAGGCCGACCTAGTCGTGACCGCCGTCGGCGAGCTCCCCACCCCGCCGGCGGGCAGTGAGATGCTGGTGAGATACTTAGGGACTGATGGGAGGATTATGGTGGAGAAGGACTACAGGGTGCCCGAGACGAACATATACGCGGCCGGGGACGTCGTCTCAGGCCCTACGAAGATAGGACTCGCTGTCGACAGCGCTCTGAGGGCCGCCAGGTCCCTAGACTTAATGCTCACAGGCGAAATGCCAAGCATTGGTGAGATCCTTAAGTCCTCCCCCGTCAGGGAGCTTGTGCTAGAGTTTGTTAGGTGGGACGGCAGTGTTGAGGGGTCTCTGTGCAGGTTCCTTGGAGTTAATGCTGGGGTTGACGCCGGCAGGTGTTTGAGTTCAGCGCCCTTCCTGAGGGTGTTTGACTACGGGAAGTGCATCGGCTGTGAGACCTGTAGCAACGTCTGTAGCTTTGTGCATGAGGGCAGGTCACTCATTAAGATCCAGAAAACCGGCGAGGGGTTGGTCTTCCCCACAGCGTGTATGCACTGTAGCAACGCTAAATGCGTCTCAGCATGTAAGAGGAACGCAATCCGCAGAGGCCCCCTCGGCGAGATCCTCATAGACTACACTAAATGCAATAACTGCCTGGACTGCATGCACTCATGCCCCGTCAAAGCCATAAGGATAAGGGGCGGGAGTGTAGTGAACTGCGACTTATGTAAGCCGCTGAGGGACCGTGGGCTGAGGCCTGCCTGCATGGCGATGTGCCCCAGCGACGCAGTGACATTATATATATCCAGCAGCACCTCAACCTACGCGAATACAGACGTGTGGAACCGTTGA